Proteins encoded within one genomic window of Salipaludibacillus agaradhaerens:
- a CDS encoding endonuclease MutS2: MNKVSRILEYDKMKKQLIEFASSSLGKQRVKELLPLFDFESIKEAQARTQEGAKVIRLKGQAPLGGLRDIRESLKRAKIGGLLSEHELLDISSTIYSSRRFKRFVETLIEEGVDIKILPELVKDIVLLAELEKDINQAIDENGGVLDSASPALRSIRQQIRSYESGIRSKLESITRSSSGRKMLSDAIITIRNDRYVIPVKAEYRGHFGGMVHDQSASGATLFVEPESVVQMNNQLRESRMKEDQEIQRVLHVLSGQVSLEVDALTMNVSVMTEVDFMFAKALYSHSIKAIEPKLNTEGFIKMDKARHPLIPEDEIVPIDIELGGEFSSLVITGPNTGGKTVTLKTVGLLTLMVQSGLHIPCDEGSEAAIFQKIFADIGDEQSIEQSLSTFSSHMTNIVNIMEEVDFQSLVLFDELGAGTDPTEGAALAISILDRVYSVGAKVIATTHYSELKGYAYNREGVKNASVEFDVDTLRPTYRLLIGVPGRSNAFAISRRLGLSDQIIDEAKNHITADSNKMENMISSLEDSRKLAEKEMEEAERLRKEAEQIHHELAQEMEKLEEEKQKVLQSAENKAADSIKKAKEEADQIIEELREIQKNNPAVKDHELIDAKKRLEMAEPSLTAQKKKSVPVKHKADVDKLMPGDEVKVISFDQKGHIVDKVNDKEYYVQLGMMKMKVRKEDLLYINRPKAVETKPLATVRGREAHVKTELDLRGERYENAMLEVEKYLDDAVLAGYHQVSIIHGKGTGALRKGVQELLKNHRNVQETRLGTQGEGGSGVTVVSLK, from the coding sequence ATCAACAAGGTTAGTCGCATTTTAGAATACGATAAAATGAAAAAGCAGCTCATCGAGTTCGCAAGCTCTTCTTTAGGTAAACAACGTGTCAAAGAGTTGCTTCCTTTGTTTGATTTTGAATCTATCAAAGAGGCACAAGCGCGTACTCAAGAAGGTGCAAAAGTGATTCGATTAAAAGGCCAAGCACCTTTAGGCGGGCTGAGAGATATCCGTGAATCGTTGAAAAGGGCAAAGATCGGTGGATTACTGAGTGAACATGAATTGCTTGATATATCCTCGACAATATACAGTAGCCGCCGCTTTAAACGTTTTGTGGAAACACTTATAGAAGAAGGCGTTGATATTAAAATTTTGCCTGAGCTCGTAAAGGATATTGTGCTATTAGCAGAGCTTGAAAAGGACATTAATCAGGCGATTGATGAAAATGGTGGTGTCCTAGATTCTGCTAGTCCTGCTTTAAGGTCAATACGCCAACAGATTCGCTCTTATGAATCAGGCATAAGGTCTAAACTTGAAAGCATCACACGCTCTTCTAGTGGACGGAAAATGCTTTCCGACGCTATTATTACAATCAGGAATGACCGTTACGTTATTCCTGTTAAAGCTGAATACAGAGGTCATTTCGGCGGCATGGTACACGATCAGTCAGCTTCAGGTGCTACCCTGTTTGTGGAACCAGAATCTGTGGTACAAATGAACAACCAGTTACGAGAAAGTAGAATGAAGGAAGACCAAGAAATACAGCGGGTACTTCATGTTTTATCGGGACAAGTTAGTTTAGAAGTTGACGCCCTAACAATGAATGTTAGTGTGATGACAGAAGTGGACTTTATGTTTGCTAAAGCGTTATATAGCCATTCAATTAAAGCGATTGAGCCAAAATTAAATACTGAAGGCTTTATTAAAATGGACAAAGCTCGGCACCCGCTTATTCCCGAAGATGAAATCGTTCCGATTGATATAGAACTTGGTGGGGAATTTTCCTCACTGGTTATTACTGGTCCTAATACAGGCGGAAAAACCGTCACACTAAAAACGGTCGGCCTTTTAACATTAATGGTTCAGTCAGGCCTTCATATTCCCTGTGATGAAGGATCAGAAGCGGCTATTTTTCAGAAGATCTTTGCGGATATTGGGGATGAACAGTCGATTGAACAGAGCTTAAGTACGTTTTCCTCTCATATGACTAACATCGTTAACATTATGGAAGAAGTGGATTTTCAATCACTCGTTCTTTTCGATGAGCTTGGTGCGGGGACGGACCCTACAGAAGGAGCTGCACTCGCTATTTCAATATTAGATCGCGTTTACAGCGTAGGAGCCAAAGTCATAGCTACAACTCATTATAGTGAATTGAAAGGCTACGCTTATAATCGAGAAGGTGTTAAGAATGCCAGTGTCGAGTTTGATGTGGATACATTAAGACCAACGTATCGTCTTCTCATCGGTGTTCCTGGTAGGAGTAATGCCTTTGCCATTAGCAGACGACTTGGTTTGAGTGACCAGATTATTGACGAAGCTAAAAATCACATTACAGCAGACTCTAATAAAATGGAAAACATGATTTCATCACTTGAGGATAGTCGGAAACTGGCTGAGAAAGAGATGGAAGAGGCGGAGCGATTAAGAAAAGAAGCAGAGCAAATTCATCATGAGCTTGCTCAGGAGATGGAGAAACTGGAAGAGGAAAAGCAAAAAGTTCTTCAATCTGCAGAGAATAAAGCAGCAGATTCTATAAAAAAAGCAAAAGAAGAAGCGGACCAGATTATCGAAGAATTAAGAGAAATTCAAAAGAATAACCCTGCTGTCAAAGATCACGAGTTAATAGATGCTAAAAAACGATTAGAAATGGCAGAACCGTCTTTAACCGCCCAAAAGAAAAAATCTGTACCTGTAAAACATAAAGCTGATGTAGATAAGTTAATGCCAGGTGATGAAGTAAAAGTGATAAGCTTCGATCAAAAAGGTCATATCGTTGATAAAGTAAACGACAAAGAATATTATGTTCAACTTGGTATGATGAAAATGAAAGTAAGAAAAGAGGATCTTCTTTACATTAACCGTCCGAAGGCTGTGGAAACGAAACCACTAGCAACGGTACGAGGAAGAGAAGCCCACGTGAAAACGGAACTAGATTTACGGGGAGAACGATATGAAAATGCTATGCTTGAAGTAGAAAAATATCTTGATGATGCTGTCTTAGCAGGTTACCATCAAGTTTCCATTATTCATGGTAAAGGAACGGGCGCCTTAAGGAAAGGTGTTCAAGAACTACTGAAAAATCATCGAAATGTACAAGAAACACGATTAGGGACACAGGGAGAAGGCGGGTCCGGTGTGACCGTCGTGTCACTTAAATAA
- a CDS encoding DUF350 domain-containing protein yields the protein MKVFFTHEYVYTAGVYSIVVLSIIIALSIFEWVTTYSTWGEVKQGNLAVALATAGKTFGVANVFQHSIIANDTVLEMLGWGAYGFILLLFVYFIFEFLTPGFKVDDELKNNNKAVGLISFVLSVSLSFIIGATIK from the coding sequence ATGAAAGTCTTCTTTACACATGAATACGTTTATACTGCTGGTGTATATAGCATCGTGGTTCTCAGTATTATCATCGCCCTTTCAATTTTTGAGTGGGTAACGACTTACAGTACTTGGGGCGAAGTCAAACAAGGGAATCTTGCGGTGGCTTTGGCTACCGCAGGAAAAACGTTCGGTGTTGCAAATGTTTTTCAACACTCAATCATAGCAAATGATACTGTTTTGGAAATGCTCGGTTGGGGTGCCTATGGATTTATTCTCCTATTATTCGTTTATTTTATTTTTGAATTTCTCACACCTGGATTTAAAGTTGACGATGAACTAAAGAATAATAATAAAGCAGTTGGTCTCATATCGTTTGTCTTATCGGTCTCGTTATCTTTTATTATTGGAGCAACTATTAAGTAA
- the trxA gene encoding thioredoxin, which yields MAIVNVTDANFSNETNEGVVLADFWAPWCGPCKMIAPVLEELDGDMGDKVKIVKLDVDENQETASKFGVMSIPTLLVFKDGEVVDQVVGFQPKEALADTLNKHL from the coding sequence ATGGCAATTGTAAACGTGACTGATGCAAATTTTTCAAATGAAACAAATGAAGGTGTTGTCTTAGCTGACTTTTGGGCGCCATGGTGTGGTCCATGTAAAATGATTGCACCTGTGTTAGAGGAATTAGACGGAGACATGGGAGATAAAGTAAAAATCGTAAAGCTTGATGTGGATGAAAATCAAGAAACAGCTAGTAAATTTGGTGTCATGAGTATTCCAACACTACTCGTATTTAAAGATGGAGAAGTCGTTGATCAAGTCGTTGGCTTCCAGCCTAAAGAAGCACTAGCTGATACTCTTAACAAGCATCTTTAA
- the uvrC gene encoding excinuclease ABC subunit UvrC gives MTQLKEKIQLVPAQPGCYLMKNKHNTIIYVGKAKILRNRVRSYFTGSHDKKTQRLVSEIVDFEYIVTSSDLEALLLEQNLIKKYEPRYNVLLKDDKTYPFLKITKEEHPRLITTRKVKKDGGKYFGPYPNAQAANETKKLLDRLYPLRKCRTLPDRVCLYYHIGQCLAPCEFTVTKDTNDNMVEEIAKFLNGGHKEVKESLTNKMLQASEELNFERAKEFRDQVKHIEAVMEKQKMTLTDQVNRDVFSYYVDKGWMCVQVFFIRQGKLIERDVSMFPTYQDPVDDFYTFLGQFYLEEQHKKPTEIFLPSSVDMEMVSKFLNVRVIQPKRGQKKELVELATKNARLALQEKFDLIERNEQKTIIAIERLGQAMNIDTPYRIEAFDNSNIQGVDPVSAMVSFIDGKPDKQNYRKYKVKTVQGPDDYESMREVVRRRYLRLLKEEQPLPDLIVIDGGKGQISAAMGVLEDEIGLSIPVCGLVKDEKHKTSQLMMGDPPNIITLSKSSDEFYLLQRIQDEVHRFAISFHRNVRKKSMFTSVLDKVEGIGEKRKRLLLKEFGSLKRLKEASVEEIQSVGVPQSVAQTLRRVMDEEGNK, from the coding sequence ATGACCCAATTAAAGGAGAAGATTCAGCTTGTCCCAGCGCAGCCGGGCTGTTATCTGATGAAAAATAAGCATAATACGATCATTTACGTGGGGAAAGCGAAAATTTTGAGAAATAGAGTTCGCTCTTATTTTACCGGATCACATGATAAAAAGACACAAAGGCTTGTAAGTGAGATTGTAGATTTCGAATATATTGTAACCTCTTCAGACTTGGAAGCTCTTTTACTTGAGCAAAACCTTATAAAAAAATATGAACCACGGTACAACGTGCTATTAAAAGATGACAAAACTTATCCTTTTCTAAAAATTACTAAGGAAGAACATCCGCGCCTTATTACGACAAGAAAAGTAAAAAAAGACGGTGGAAAATATTTCGGTCCTTACCCTAATGCTCAAGCAGCAAATGAGACAAAAAAATTGCTGGATCGGCTTTATCCACTGAGAAAATGTAGGACACTGCCAGATAGAGTATGCTTGTATTATCACATTGGTCAATGCCTTGCACCGTGTGAATTTACAGTGACGAAAGATACAAATGATAACATGGTTGAAGAAATTGCTAAATTTTTAAACGGTGGACACAAAGAAGTGAAAGAAAGCCTGACGAACAAAATGTTGCAAGCTTCCGAGGAATTAAATTTTGAACGTGCTAAAGAATTTAGGGATCAAGTGAAGCATATTGAAGCTGTCATGGAAAAACAAAAAATGACGTTAACGGACCAAGTAAATCGAGACGTCTTCTCCTACTATGTTGATAAGGGATGGATGTGTGTTCAAGTGTTTTTCATCAGACAAGGAAAATTGATTGAACGGGATGTATCCATGTTTCCAACTTATCAAGACCCTGTAGATGATTTTTATACGTTTCTTGGTCAATTTTATTTAGAGGAACAGCACAAAAAGCCAACGGAGATTTTCTTACCTTCATCTGTTGACATGGAGATGGTGTCGAAATTTTTGAATGTACGGGTGATCCAACCGAAGCGCGGACAGAAGAAAGAACTTGTCGAACTAGCGACAAAAAATGCCCGGCTAGCCTTGCAAGAAAAATTTGACCTTATTGAACGAAATGAACAAAAAACAATCATTGCTATTGAACGATTAGGGCAGGCCATGAACATTGATACACCTTACCGTATTGAAGCTTTTGATAATTCTAATATTCAAGGTGTCGACCCTGTCTCGGCGATGGTGTCCTTTATAGACGGTAAGCCAGACAAACAAAATTATCGCAAATACAAAGTTAAAACGGTACAAGGACCGGATGACTATGAATCTATGAGGGAAGTCGTTAGAAGACGATACTTAAGGTTACTAAAAGAAGAACAGCCATTACCTGACTTGATCGTCATTGATGGGGGAAAAGGTCAGATTTCAGCTGCTATGGGGGTACTTGAAGATGAGATTGGACTTAGTATTCCCGTTTGTGGCCTTGTAAAAGATGAGAAGCATAAAACGTCTCAACTTATGATGGGTGATCCCCCGAACATTATTACCTTAAGTAAATCAAGTGATGAATTTTATTTGTTACAACGTATACAAGATGAGGTACACAGATTTGCCATTAGCTTTCACCGGAATGTTAGGAAAAAATCAATGTTTACCTCTGTTTTAGATAAAGTTGAAGGGATTGGAGAAAAACGAAAACGTCTGCTACTAAAGGAATTTGGCTCATTGAAACGCTTAAAAGAGGCGTCTGTTGAAGAAATTCAGAGTGTGGGAGTACCTCAGTCTGTTGCTCAAACGTTAAGAAGAGTCATGGATGAAGAAGGTAATAAATGA
- a CDS encoding electron transfer flavoprotein subunit beta/FixA family protein, whose protein sequence is MNIFVIMKRTFDTEEKIYIENGEVTDDGAEYIINPYDEYAIEEAIQQRDEHGGEVTVVTVGDEEAEKQLRTALAMGADKAVLIEEEDVENCDPYSIEILLSAYFKEQNPDLILGGNVAVDGGSGQVGPRLAENLGINHVTSVTKLTIEDEKAHVEKDVEGDQEYLDISLPLLVTAQQGLNEPRYPSLPGIMKAKKKPFETLDLDDLELEEEDVEGKTVTVDRYLPPEKQAGKKLEGDPEEQVAKLVSLLKTEAKVI, encoded by the coding sequence ATGAACATTTTTGTCATTATGAAACGCACATTTGATACAGAAGAGAAGATTTATATTGAAAATGGTGAAGTAACAGATGACGGGGCTGAATATATTATCAATCCATATGATGAATATGCGATTGAAGAAGCCATTCAACAACGTGATGAACATGGTGGAGAGGTGACAGTGGTGACAGTAGGTGATGAAGAAGCAGAGAAACAGCTTCGTACAGCACTTGCTATGGGGGCAGATAAGGCAGTGTTAATTGAGGAAGAAGATGTGGAAAATTGTGACCCTTACTCCATTGAAATCCTTTTATCAGCTTATTTCAAAGAACAAAACCCGGATCTCATTCTTGGTGGTAATGTTGCTGTTGATGGAGGTTCAGGCCAAGTGGGGCCACGTCTGGCAGAAAACCTAGGTATTAATCATGTCACATCTGTTACTAAGCTAACGATTGAAGATGAAAAGGCACATGTTGAAAAAGATGTAGAAGGTGACCAAGAATATCTTGATATTTCATTGCCTCTATTAGTCACGGCTCAGCAAGGATTAAATGAACCGAGATATCCTTCACTTCCAGGAATTATGAAAGCAAAGAAAAAACCATTTGAAACATTAGATTTAGATGACCTTGAGTTAGAAGAAGAAGATGTAGAAGGGAAAACGGTGACAGTGGATCGCTACTTGCCACCAGAAAAGCAAGCGGGTAAAAAGCTTGAGGGTGATCCAGAGGAACAAGTAGCTAAGTTAGTATCTTTACTTAAAACGGAAGCTAAAGTGATTTAA
- a CDS encoding AMP-binding protein gives METVTEKPWLRHYPESIPASINYEIATLQSYLKRAAVNFPDKSALHFMGKEMTYKEVYDNALKLADRLRALGVRKGDRVAIMLANSPQAVISYYGALFAGAIVVETNPLYVEREIEHQMNDAGAKVMICLDLVYPRIAKVQEKTNLEHIIVTGIKDFLPFPKSIIYPFIQKRNTGLKVEVAYNDHLHSFTDLLKRGEVREIPNDIDPMEDLALLQYTGGTTGPAKGVMLTHYNLTVNTQQCEEWMYKLVPGEEVVLAALPFFHVYGMTTVMNLSIRMAFKMIIIPKFDAKGILKAIEKHKATLYPGAPTMYIGLLNHPNIKTFNLSSIKACISGSAPLPLEVQTTFEEVTNGRLVEGYGLTETSPVAVSNLLWGERRQGSIGLPWPDTDVAVLSAETGEVAKPKEVGEIVIKGPQVMKGYWKRPEETQAAFRGEWFLTGDMGYMDEEGFFYIVDRKKDLIIAGGFNIYPREIEEVLYEHDSIQEVCAIGIPDPYRGETVKAFVVTKEGMDVTEKELDHFARQHLASYKVPQYYEFRDELPKTMVGKILRRVLVEEEKKKAENLSN, from the coding sequence ATGGAAACAGTAACGGAAAAGCCATGGTTGAGACATTATCCGGAAAGCATTCCCGCGTCCATAAATTATGAAATCGCCACATTACAAAGCTATTTGAAGCGGGCTGCGGTAAATTTTCCTGATAAATCAGCCCTTCATTTTATGGGTAAGGAGATGACGTACAAAGAAGTTTATGACAATGCATTAAAGCTAGCGGATCGATTAAGAGCGCTCGGTGTAAGAAAAGGTGATCGAGTTGCTATCATGTTAGCAAACAGTCCGCAGGCAGTGATTTCATATTATGGGGCACTTTTTGCAGGAGCTATTGTCGTAGAGACAAATCCGTTATATGTAGAGCGAGAGATAGAACATCAGATGAATGATGCAGGGGCAAAAGTAATGATTTGTCTCGACCTTGTTTACCCTCGTATCGCCAAGGTTCAAGAGAAGACAAATTTGGAGCATATCATTGTCACAGGTATCAAGGATTTTCTGCCTTTTCCTAAAAGTATAATTTATCCTTTTATTCAAAAGAGAAATACGGGGCTAAAAGTGGAAGTGGCGTATAACGACCACCTGCATTCGTTTACTGACCTACTCAAACGAGGCGAGGTACGAGAAATTCCTAACGATATTGATCCTATGGAGGACTTGGCACTGTTACAATATACGGGAGGGACTACAGGGCCTGCTAAAGGGGTTATGCTCACACATTATAATTTAACCGTGAACACTCAGCAATGCGAAGAATGGATGTATAAATTAGTACCGGGAGAAGAAGTCGTCCTCGCAGCTTTACCTTTTTTCCATGTGTATGGCATGACAACTGTCATGAATTTAAGTATTAGAATGGCTTTTAAAATGATCATCATTCCAAAATTTGATGCTAAGGGGATTTTAAAAGCTATTGAAAAGCACAAGGCAACACTCTATCCTGGTGCGCCAACAATGTATATTGGGCTGTTAAATCATCCTAATATTAAAACATTCAACCTTTCTTCAATAAAAGCATGTATAAGTGGCTCTGCTCCGTTACCATTAGAAGTGCAGACGACGTTTGAAGAAGTGACAAATGGACGGCTGGTGGAAGGTTACGGTTTAACGGAAACATCGCCCGTCGCCGTGTCTAACTTGCTGTGGGGGGAACGAAGGCAAGGATCAATCGGATTGCCATGGCCGGATACAGATGTGGCAGTGCTATCGGCAGAAACAGGAGAAGTAGCAAAGCCGAAGGAAGTTGGAGAGATTGTCATTAAGGGTCCTCAAGTCATGAAAGGCTATTGGAAGCGCCCAGAAGAGACTCAAGCCGCATTTCGCGGGGAATGGTTCCTAACTGGAGATATGGGATATATGGATGAGGAGGGCTTTTTCTATATCGTCGATCGCAAAAAAGATCTTATCATTGCAGGTGGTTTTAACATTTATCCACGTGAAATTGAAGAAGTTCTTTATGAACATGACAGTATACAAGAAGTTTGTGCAATCGGTATTCCTGATCCTTACCGTGGGGAGACGGTAAAAGCATTTGTTGTAACAAAGGAAGGGATGGACGTGACCGAAAAGGAGCTTGATCACTTTGCTAGACAGCATTTAGCATCTTACAAAGTTCCTCAATACTATGAATTTAGAGACGAACTACCTAAAACGATGGTCGGTAAAATATTACGTCGTGTTCTTGTAGAAGAAGAGAAAAAAAAAGCTGAAAATCTATCCAACTAG
- a CDS encoding AMP-binding protein has protein sequence MRMVSEKPWLAQYPDVIPKNIHYDDKPLQDYLKEGAEEQPNKILVHFMGKEMTFYEVYDASLRFANVLHSLGVTKGDRVALMLANTPQSVISYYGTLLAGGIVVQTNPIYVERELEHQLMDSGAKVIVCLDLVYERVINVKPNTAIEHVIVTKMNDYLPFPKNIIYPLKRNKTTKRKLNIHYTDYTHSFKNLLKQANNDLMPVNIDPKDDLALLQYTGGTTGVAKGVMLTHYNLVANTTQCIKWMYKLDHSNEVVLCVLPFFHVYGMTVGMNYSVMARSKMVILPKFDVKQTLKAIQSQKITIFPGAPTMYIGLINHPDVTSYHLSSVKVCTSGSAPLPLDVQNKFEQLTGASLSEGFGLTEASPVTHFNLLWEQRPPGSIGVPWPDTDVAILSSETGERASTGEVGELIIRGPQVMKGYWNRPEETEAAFQNDWLLTGDMGYMDEEGFFYIVDRKKDMIIASGFNIYPREIEEVLYDHPAIQEAVAIGVPDPYRGETVKAFIVKKEDEDLTEDELITFCKQRLASYKVPRLIEFRDDLPKTLVGKILRRALTEEEKERQEKQPS, from the coding sequence ATGAGAATGGTTAGCGAGAAACCATGGTTAGCTCAGTATCCGGATGTTATTCCGAAAAATATTCATTACGATGATAAACCACTTCAAGATTATTTAAAAGAAGGAGCGGAGGAACAGCCGAATAAAATATTAGTTCATTTTATGGGGAAAGAAATGACCTTTTATGAGGTGTATGATGCGTCACTTAGATTTGCCAATGTCTTGCATTCATTAGGTGTGACAAAAGGGGATCGGGTAGCACTAATGCTTGCTAATACACCCCAATCGGTTATTAGTTATTACGGGACGCTACTAGCTGGTGGGATCGTGGTACAAACAAATCCGATATATGTTGAACGGGAACTAGAACATCAACTTATGGACTCTGGTGCTAAAGTGATTGTTTGTCTTGACCTTGTCTATGAACGGGTCATTAATGTGAAGCCGAATACTGCTATTGAACACGTTATTGTTACAAAAATGAATGACTATTTACCTTTTCCTAAAAACATCATATATCCTCTTAAACGGAATAAGACAACAAAACGTAAGCTAAACATCCATTACACTGATTATACTCATTCATTTAAAAACCTGTTGAAACAAGCAAACAATGATTTAATGCCAGTTAATATTGACCCAAAAGACGATTTAGCCCTTTTACAATATACCGGTGGGACGACAGGTGTGGCAAAAGGGGTTATGCTCACACATTATAATCTTGTTGCCAATACGACACAATGTATTAAATGGATGTATAAACTTGATCATAGCAATGAGGTTGTTCTCTGTGTCCTGCCTTTTTTCCACGTCTATGGTATGACAGTGGGTATGAATTATTCTGTGATGGCTCGCTCAAAGATGGTTATTTTACCGAAATTCGATGTGAAACAGACATTGAAGGCGATACAATCACAAAAAATCACTATTTTTCCTGGGGCACCCACGATGTATATCGGTTTAATTAACCATCCTGACGTTACAAGTTATCATTTATCATCCGTTAAAGTATGTACGAGTGGTTCCGCACCACTACCATTAGATGTTCAGAACAAATTTGAACAATTAACAGGAGCCAGTTTATCAGAAGGATTTGGACTTACAGAGGCATCTCCAGTTACCCACTTTAATCTTTTGTGGGAGCAACGTCCGCCTGGAAGTATTGGTGTTCCATGGCCTGATACTGATGTGGCTATTTTATCCTCGGAAACGGGTGAACGGGCTTCTACAGGAGAAGTAGGCGAACTCATCATTCGGGGACCACAAGTGATGAAAGGCTATTGGAATCGTCCAGAGGAAACGGAGGCGGCCTTTCAAAACGATTGGCTCCTGACTGGAGATATGGGATATATGGACGAAGAAGGCTTCTTTTACATTGTTGATCGGAAAAAAGATATGATTATAGCAAGCGGCTTCAATATATACCCACGCGAAATAGAAGAAGTCCTTTATGACCATCCCGCTATTCAAGAAGCCGTTGCTATAGGTGTTCCTGACCCTTATCGTGGGGAAACAGTCAAGGCCTTCATTGTAAAAAAAGAAGACGAGGATTTAACAGAGGATGAATTAATAACATTTTGTAAGCAGCGTCTTGCTTCGTACAAAGTGCCTAGATTAATAGAATTTCGTGATGATTTGCCAAAAACATTAGTAGGCAAAATATTACGAAGAGCTTTAACTGAAGAGGAAAAAGAGCGACAAGAGAAGCAACCGAGTTAA
- a CDS encoding electron transfer flavoprotein subunit alpha/FixB family protein, which yields MPNKVLVFGEQRDGEFRQVVFEAIAAAKQIEEDSEVVGVIIGKEETNQVNQLYHYGADRVVSVAHERLAHYTPEGYAQAFRDVITKENPRAIVFGHTAIGRDLAPKLASRHKSGLISDVTEIERTGDECLFIRPIYSGKAFEKVIIKEGLTFITIRPNNIPALEPNTDRTGEVEKSETEIADLHTLIKDVVKNTSSGVDLSEASVIVSGGRGMKTKENFKLLDELAEVLGGAVGASRGACDAEYCDYALQIGQTGKVVTPDLYIAVGLSGAIQHVAGMSNSKIIVAINKDPEAEIFQIADYGIVGDLFDIVPKLTAEFKKILV from the coding sequence ATGCCAAATAAAGTGTTAGTATTTGGGGAACAACGAGACGGGGAATTCAGACAGGTTGTCTTTGAAGCCATAGCAGCTGCAAAGCAGATAGAAGAAGATAGTGAGGTTGTAGGTGTTATCATTGGCAAAGAGGAGACCAATCAAGTAAATCAGTTATATCACTATGGAGCAGATCGTGTTGTGAGTGTGGCACATGAGCGATTAGCCCACTATACACCTGAAGGGTATGCTCAAGCTTTCAGAGACGTCATTACTAAAGAAAATCCCAGGGCTATCGTGTTTGGACACACGGCTATAGGGAGAGATTTAGCACCGAAACTAGCGAGTAGGCACAAATCTGGCCTTATTTCTGACGTGACAGAAATAGAACGAACAGGTGATGAATGCTTATTTATTCGACCTATCTATTCAGGTAAAGCATTTGAAAAAGTGATCATCAAAGAAGGCCTAACGTTTATTACAATTCGCCCTAATAATATTCCAGCATTAGAGCCAAACACGGATCGCACTGGAGAGGTTGAAAAAAGTGAAACAGAAATCGCTGACTTGCATACTTTAATTAAAGATGTGGTCAAAAACACATCGTCAGGCGTAGACTTATCAGAAGCTTCTGTTATTGTATCTGGTGGAAGAGGTATGAAGACTAAAGAAAATTTTAAGCTACTTGATGAATTAGCAGAAGTGTTAGGAGGAGCTGTTGGCGCATCACGTGGTGCTTGTGACGCAGAGTATTGTGATTATGCTCTCCAAATCGGTCAAACAGGTAAAGTGGTCACACCTGATTTATATATTGCAGTAGGCTTAAGTGGTGCTATTCAACATGTGGCTGGCATGTCTAATTCCAAAATAATAGTGGCTATTAATAAAGATCCTGAAGCTGAAATTTTCCAAATTGCCGATTACGGTATCGTAGGTGACTTATTTGACATTGTGCCTAAATTGACTGCTGAGTTTAAAAAAATACTTGTTTAA
- a CDS encoding TetR/AcrR family transcriptional regulator, protein MGKKRGQKYEQIIDAAVKVIAKNGYHQSQVSKIAKEAGVADGTIYLYFKNKEDILISLFEEKMGQFVERIKEKMEAETSVEKKLLILIEMHFMQLEMDHDLAIVTQLELRQSNIDIRYKINEVLKGYLTLIDSVIEEGIEKGVFGSNLDLRVTRQLIFGAMDEVVTNWVMKECKYELITLAEPIHRMLLNGMTENT, encoded by the coding sequence ATGGGTAAAAAACGCGGGCAAAAATATGAACAAATTATTGATGCTGCAGTAAAAGTGATTGCAAAAAATGGTTATCATCAATCGCAAGTCTCGAAAATAGCCAAGGAAGCTGGCGTAGCAGATGGTACGATCTATTTGTATTTTAAAAATAAGGAGGATATTCTTATCTCTTTATTTGAAGAGAAAATGGGACAATTTGTTGAGCGCATCAAAGAAAAAATGGAGGCAGAGACATCTGTTGAAAAGAAATTATTAATCTTAATCGAAATGCATTTTATGCAATTAGAGATGGACCATGATCTCGCCATTGTCACACAACTTGAATTAAGACAGTCTAACATTGATATCCGCTATAAAATTAATGAAGTGTTAAAAGGATATCTGACACTGATCGATTCTGTCATTGAAGAAGGGATTGAAAAAGGTGTATTTGGAAGCAATCTTGATTTACGCGTGACACGACAGTTAATATTCGGAGCAATGGATGAAGTCGTAACCAATTGGGTTATGAAGGAATGTAAATATGAGCTTATTACACTTGCAGAACCTATTCATCGTATGCTGCTGAATGGTATGACAGAGAACACCTAG